In Arthrobacter sp. PAMC25284, a single genomic region encodes these proteins:
- a CDS encoding alpha/beta fold hydrolase: MIQSVQSADGTTIAYEQAGTGPVLILVGGALNNRQSAANLVPLLEESFTVVSYDRRGRGDSTNTPPYDVDREVEDLRALAAEAEGPVYLYGHSSGGILALEAGSAGVPVGKIAVYEPPYLTGGGEDWQAFVDKVRTLADSGQGNKAVEVFIRHTGADFDPGMTQAPWWPALVSLAPTLAYDLTLTANGSVPADRFAGITAPVLALYGGASAGWAAASATAVASAVPDGRRDMIDGQDHAVAPDAVAPVLLKFFR; encoded by the coding sequence ATGATCCAAAGCGTCCAGTCCGCTGACGGGACCACCATTGCTTACGAGCAGGCGGGGACCGGGCCGGTGCTCATCCTCGTGGGCGGGGCGCTGAACAACCGGCAGTCCGCCGCCAATCTGGTTCCCCTGCTGGAGGAATCGTTCACGGTCGTGAGCTACGATCGGCGTGGGCGCGGGGACAGCACCAACACGCCGCCCTACGACGTAGACCGTGAAGTCGAAGATCTTCGCGCCCTGGCTGCCGAAGCGGAGGGCCCCGTGTATCTGTATGGGCACTCTTCGGGAGGGATTCTGGCGCTGGAGGCGGGTTCGGCAGGTGTCCCGGTCGGAAAGATCGCCGTTTACGAACCGCCCTATCTCACCGGAGGGGGCGAGGACTGGCAGGCCTTCGTGGACAAAGTACGGACCCTGGCGGACAGCGGTCAAGGGAACAAGGCAGTGGAGGTATTCATCCGGCATACTGGTGCCGACTTTGATCCCGGAATGACCCAGGCACCCTGGTGGCCGGCACTGGTGTCTCTGGCGCCCACGCTGGCCTATGACCTGACGCTCACGGCCAACGGCAGTGTGCCAGCGGACCGGTTTGCCGGCATCACCGCACCCGTCCTTGCCCTGTACGGCGGTGCCAGTGCTGGCTGGGCAGCCGCCTCGGCCACCGCGGTGGCCTCTGCCGTGCCGGACGGACGGAGGGACATGATCGACGGCCAGGACCACGCGGTGGCGCCCGACGCCGTCGCCCCGGTACTGCTCAAATTCTTCCGTTGA
- a CDS encoding CGNR zinc finger domain-containing protein has protein sequence MGCSHENQVGAQLAAALVNASEEQNLEAILRDFSIREPGLDAATEQALRAWADELRPAFAAQTADERCTSINALLDHAAGRISLTTHGGSRPHLHLFPEGNDVLPRIKAVTSGGLALFIAWSGGERIGACARESCSQAFVDSSKAGRQRYCSARCGNTDAVARHRQSAKRAPSPERNRTIHQSN, from the coding sequence ATGGGATGCAGTCACGAAAACCAGGTCGGAGCCCAACTCGCCGCCGCCCTGGTGAATGCGTCGGAAGAGCAGAATCTGGAAGCAATACTTCGGGATTTCAGCATCCGGGAACCCGGGCTGGACGCCGCAACGGAGCAGGCTCTGCGCGCCTGGGCCGACGAATTGAGGCCAGCCTTCGCAGCCCAAACCGCCGACGAAAGATGTACCTCCATCAATGCACTTCTTGACCACGCCGCCGGAAGAATCTCACTGACGACCCATGGCGGTTCCCGTCCCCACCTCCACCTCTTCCCGGAAGGAAACGACGTCCTGCCAAGGATCAAGGCCGTCACGTCGGGGGGCCTGGCCCTGTTCATTGCCTGGAGCGGCGGCGAACGAATCGGCGCTTGTGCCCGGGAGAGCTGCTCTCAGGCGTTTGTAGATAGTTCAAAGGCCGGCCGCCAGCGTTACTGCAGCGCCCGATGCGGAAATACCGACGCCGTAGCCCGGCACCGCCAATCCGCGAAAAGGGCCCCTTCCCCGGAAAGGAACCGCACGATCCATCAGAGCAACTAA
- a CDS encoding lmo0937 family membrane protein: MLLWIAVVIAVLWLLGLLGNIGGGLIHLLLVIAVVVLIFHFIRGRSRA, translated from the coding sequence ATGTTGCTTTGGATAGCCGTCGTTATCGCTGTTCTCTGGCTTCTCGGCCTGCTCGGGAACATCGGCGGCGGGTTGATACACCTGCTTTTGGTTATTGCCGTGGTCGTCCTGATTTTCCACTTCATCCGCGGCAGGTCCCGCGCTTAA
- a CDS encoding CsbD family protein has product MGLGDKIHNAAEKLHGKGKEATGDATGNDRLKAEGKSHQVKADLKQAGEKIKDAFKKH; this is encoded by the coding sequence ATGGGTTTGGGAGACAAGATCCATAACGCTGCCGAGAAACTCCACGGTAAGGGCAAAGAAGCCACTGGTGACGCCACCGGCAATGACCGGCTGAAGGCCGAGGGCAAAAGCCATCAGGTCAAAGCCGATCTCAAGCAGGCCGGCGAAAAAATCAAGGACGCCTTCAAGAAGCACTAA
- a CDS encoding DUF1003 domain-containing protein, which translates to MKDRHQTWHDRHTASLTQGQRAADVMRNGMGSWPFVGSFIGFMLIWAAINTLALATNAWDPYPYILLNLLLSMLAGLQGAILLIAAKRQDAIAAAMAQHDYDTNVQAKAEIELLMAVNNQQLQILQDLKRLATAQGVDPARGPHT; encoded by the coding sequence ATGAAAGATCGACACCAGACCTGGCACGACAGGCACACGGCATCCCTGACCCAAGGCCAGCGGGCCGCCGATGTTATGCGCAACGGGATGGGCAGTTGGCCCTTCGTGGGAAGCTTTATCGGTTTTATGTTGATTTGGGCCGCCATTAATACCTTGGCGCTGGCAACCAACGCCTGGGACCCGTATCCCTATATCCTGCTGAACCTCTTGCTCTCCATGCTGGCCGGACTCCAAGGCGCAATCCTGCTCATCGCCGCCAAACGGCAGGACGCCATCGCCGCGGCGATGGCGCAGCACGATTACGACACCAACGTGCAGGCCAAAGCAGAAATCGAGCTGCTGATGGCTGTCAACAACCAGCAACTGCAAATCCTCCAGGACCTGAAACGGCTGGCGACCGCGCAGGGTGTTGACCCGGCACGCGGCCCGCACACCTGA
- a CDS encoding FAD-binding monooxygenase: MQFHHHGYVSGDPRVQPAAGVGINRPAELPEEVDVLIVGTGPAGMLTAAQLSRFPGITTRIVERRGGRLAIGQADGIQARSVETFQAFGFAERIIAEAYRITEMAFWKPDPLDSSRIVRSARAADDPAGVSEFPHLIVNQARVLDYFAEFMANSPARMSPDYGYEFRSLEVSGQGDYPVTVTLLHTAGPDEGRERIVRAKYVVGADGARSKVRESIGCTLAGDKANHAWGVMDIVAVTDFPDIRTKCAIQSGTGGSILLIPREGGHLFRMYVDLGEVDENDNGAVRNTTIEEIIGKANEILHPYTLDVRNVAWHSVYEVGHRLTDRFDDVLPEQRGTRTPRVFITGDACHTHSAKAGQGMNVSMQDGFNIGWKLGHVLEGRSPEALLSTYSAERQVVAKDLIAFDKEWSSLMAKKPEEFDSPSELEDFYVRTAEFPAGFMTEYAPSILIGAPTHQGLATGFTIGKRFKSAPAVRVCDTNPVHLGHHATADGRWRIYVFADGAAPTAGEGAASAVADFAEWIATAPESPLAATPEGADVDAWFDVKVIYQQDHTSVDICAVPAIFKPQVGPFQLTDYEKVYAADPAADIFEQRGLDRGGVVVVVRPDQYVANVLPLTATAELAAFFAPLLPVRLPEPA, encoded by the coding sequence GTGCAGTTTCACCACCACGGATACGTATCCGGTGACCCGCGAGTCCAGCCGGCCGCCGGCGTCGGAATCAACCGTCCCGCGGAGCTTCCCGAAGAGGTCGACGTCCTCATCGTGGGCACCGGGCCCGCCGGTATGCTCACCGCCGCGCAGCTGTCCCGGTTCCCGGGAATCACGACTCGGATCGTGGAACGCCGGGGCGGCAGGCTCGCCATCGGACAGGCCGACGGCATCCAGGCCCGCAGCGTCGAGACGTTCCAGGCTTTTGGCTTCGCCGAGCGGATCATCGCCGAGGCGTACCGGATTACCGAGATGGCATTCTGGAAGCCGGACCCCTTGGATTCCTCGCGCATCGTCCGGAGCGCCCGCGCCGCAGACGACCCGGCCGGGGTCAGCGAATTCCCGCACCTCATCGTCAACCAGGCCCGGGTCCTGGACTACTTCGCCGAGTTCATGGCTAACTCGCCCGCGCGGATGTCGCCGGACTACGGGTACGAGTTCCGCAGCCTCGAGGTCTCCGGTCAAGGCGACTATCCCGTGACTGTGACGCTCCTGCATACGGCCGGTCCCGACGAAGGCCGGGAGCGCATTGTCCGGGCCAAGTACGTCGTCGGTGCGGACGGCGCGCGCAGCAAGGTGCGCGAGTCGATCGGCTGCACGCTGGCCGGCGACAAGGCCAACCACGCCTGGGGCGTGATGGATATCGTGGCCGTCACGGACTTCCCCGACATCCGCACGAAGTGCGCGATCCAGTCCGGAACGGGCGGCAGTATCCTGCTGATCCCGCGCGAAGGCGGGCATCTCTTCCGCATGTACGTTGACCTCGGCGAGGTTGACGAGAATGACAACGGCGCTGTGCGCAACACGACCATCGAGGAGATCATCGGCAAGGCCAACGAGATCCTGCACCCCTACACGCTCGATGTCCGCAACGTCGCCTGGCACAGCGTGTACGAGGTCGGCCACCGCCTCACCGACCGGTTCGATGACGTCCTGCCGGAGCAGCGCGGTACGCGGACGCCGAGGGTGTTTATCACCGGCGATGCGTGCCACACGCACAGCGCCAAGGCGGGCCAGGGCATGAATGTCTCCATGCAGGACGGCTTCAATATTGGCTGGAAGCTGGGACACGTGCTCGAGGGCCGCAGCCCGGAGGCACTGCTGTCCACGTACTCGGCGGAGCGCCAGGTGGTGGCGAAGGACCTCATCGCCTTCGACAAGGAGTGGTCCTCGCTGATGGCGAAGAAGCCCGAGGAGTTCGACAGCCCCTCCGAGCTTGAGGACTTCTACGTGCGGACCGCGGAGTTCCCCGCCGGATTCATGACCGAATACGCCCCCTCCATACTGATCGGCGCGCCCACACACCAGGGCCTGGCCACCGGCTTCACCATCGGCAAGCGCTTCAAATCCGCGCCTGCCGTGCGGGTCTGCGACACCAATCCGGTGCACCTCGGCCATCACGCCACAGCCGATGGCCGGTGGCGCATCTACGTCTTCGCCGACGGGGCAGCGCCGACCGCCGGAGAAGGTGCGGCGTCGGCCGTCGCCGACTTCGCCGAGTGGATCGCGACCGCGCCGGAATCGCCGCTCGCCGCCACCCCGGAGGGGGCCGACGTCGACGCCTGGTTTGACGTGAAGGTGATCTACCAGCAGGACCACACCAGCGTAGACATCTGCGCCGTGCCGGCTATTTTCAAGCCACAGGTCGGACCCTTCCAGCTCACGGACTACGAGAAGGTCTACGCGGCCGATCCGGCCGCGGACATCTTTGAACAGCGCGGCCTCGACCGTGGCGGCGTGGTGGTGGTTGTCCGGCCGGACCAGTACGTGGCCAACGTCCTGCCGCTCACGGCGACGGCGGAGCTCGCCGCCTTCTTCGCACCTCTTCTGCCGGTCCGGCTGCCCGAGCCGGCCTGA
- a CDS encoding fumarylacetoacetate hydrolase family protein: MEQVNDDTLAGAGKVIAVHVNYPSRAAQRGRTPELPSYFLKPSSSLAVSGSTVERPAGCELLGYEGEIALIIGAPARHVSIADAWSHVRWVTASNDLGVYDLRYADKGSNLRSKGGDGFTPVGPGLLPADEVDPAALRIRTWHNGNLVQDDTTADLLFPFARLIADLSQLLTLEEGDIILTGTPAGASVAHPGDAVEIEVSTTAAGAGLSTGRLRTTVLEGTTAFADFGARPKTDDHQREEAYGSRAAAGLAESAETAPVLTPELKAKLESVATATLSSQLRKRGLNNVSIDGLQATRPDKRIVGLARTLRYVPNREDLFKTHGAGFNAQKRAIDSVNPGEILVMEARGEKGTGTIGDILAMRAQVRGAAAIITDGGVRDFSAVAAMDMPTYYANPHPAVLGRRHIPWDTDITIACGGTTVQPGDIIVADSDGILVIPPAVAADLVEDCIEQEKEETFILEMVSQGNSVDGLYPLNPEWRARYTDWAAGRESVQGND; this comes from the coding sequence TTGGAGCAGGTCAACGACGACACCCTGGCAGGGGCCGGCAAGGTCATCGCCGTCCACGTGAACTACCCCAGCCGGGCAGCACAACGGGGCCGCACCCCGGAGCTGCCGTCCTACTTCCTCAAGCCCTCCTCCTCACTGGCCGTCAGCGGCTCCACAGTGGAACGCCCCGCGGGCTGCGAGCTACTCGGCTATGAGGGCGAGATCGCGCTCATCATCGGCGCACCCGCCCGCCACGTCAGCATCGCCGACGCTTGGAGCCACGTCCGCTGGGTCACCGCCAGCAACGACCTGGGCGTCTACGACCTCCGCTACGCGGACAAGGGTTCCAACCTGCGGTCCAAGGGCGGTGACGGCTTCACACCGGTCGGGCCCGGCCTCCTCCCGGCCGACGAAGTAGACCCCGCGGCGCTTCGGATCCGGACCTGGCACAACGGCAACCTCGTCCAGGACGACACCACAGCGGACCTGCTCTTCCCGTTCGCCCGGCTCATCGCGGACCTGTCCCAGCTCCTCACCCTCGAAGAGGGCGACATCATCCTCACCGGCACCCCCGCCGGCGCCTCCGTCGCCCACCCCGGTGACGCCGTCGAGATTGAAGTCAGCACCACGGCGGCCGGGGCCGGACTGAGCACCGGCCGGCTCAGGACCACAGTCTTGGAAGGCACGACGGCGTTCGCGGACTTCGGCGCGCGGCCCAAGACCGACGATCATCAACGCGAGGAAGCCTATGGCTCACGCGCAGCCGCCGGACTGGCGGAGTCCGCAGAGACGGCACCGGTGCTCACTCCGGAACTGAAGGCCAAGCTCGAAAGTGTCGCCACGGCCACGTTGTCCTCCCAGCTGCGCAAGCGCGGGCTCAACAACGTCAGCATCGACGGCCTCCAGGCCACCCGACCGGACAAGCGCATCGTCGGGCTCGCCCGCACCCTCCGGTACGTGCCGAACCGCGAAGATCTCTTCAAGACCCACGGTGCCGGATTCAACGCGCAAAAACGCGCCATCGACTCCGTCAATCCCGGTGAAATCCTGGTCATGGAGGCCCGCGGGGAAAAGGGCACCGGAACCATCGGCGACATTCTGGCGATGCGCGCCCAGGTCCGCGGCGCGGCCGCCATCATCACCGACGGCGGCGTGCGGGACTTCTCCGCCGTCGCCGCGATGGACATGCCAACTTATTACGCCAACCCGCACCCGGCCGTGCTGGGACGCCGCCACATTCCCTGGGACACGGACATCACCATCGCCTGCGGCGGCACCACCGTCCAGCCCGGCGACATCATCGTCGCCGATTCGGACGGCATCCTCGTGATCCCGCCGGCTGTCGCCGCGGACCTCGTGGAGGACTGCATCGAACAGGAAAAGGAAGAGACCTTCATCCTCGAAATGGTCAGCCAAGGCAACAGCGTGGACGGGCTCTACCCGCTCAACCCGGAGTGGCGCGCCCGCTACACCGACTGGGCGGCCGGCCGGGAATCGGTGCAGGGCAATGACTGA
- a CDS encoding GntR family transcriptional regulator, giving the protein MTDHAAPLGSKSEQAYSTVKARIVEGAYSPGYRLVLAKIAEDLGVSVVPVREAIRRLEAEGLVTFERNVGATVAGIDPTEYLYTMQTLSIVEGAATALSAPLIDAAAIARARAVNVQMRDCLEHFDPVRFTALNQDFHSVLFEHCPNPHILDLVHRGWNRLASLRSSTFRFVPGRARDSVAEHEALLQLIESGAGADEIERAARRHRSATLDAYLAQAAH; this is encoded by the coding sequence ATGACTGACCACGCCGCCCCGCTCGGCAGCAAGTCCGAACAGGCCTACAGCACCGTTAAGGCCCGGATTGTTGAGGGGGCCTACTCCCCCGGCTACCGTCTGGTCCTGGCCAAGATCGCTGAGGACCTCGGCGTCAGTGTGGTCCCCGTCCGGGAAGCCATCCGCCGGCTCGAAGCCGAAGGTCTCGTGACCTTCGAGCGCAACGTCGGCGCCACCGTCGCCGGCATCGACCCGACCGAATACCTGTACACGATGCAAACCCTGAGTATCGTCGAGGGTGCCGCCACGGCCCTGTCCGCACCGCTGATCGACGCCGCGGCCATCGCCCGGGCGCGGGCCGTGAACGTCCAGATGCGGGACTGCCTGGAGCACTTTGACCCCGTCCGGTTCACCGCGCTGAACCAGGACTTCCACAGCGTCCTCTTTGAGCACTGCCCCAATCCGCACATCCTGGACCTCGTCCACCGGGGCTGGAACCGGCTGGCGTCCCTCCGGTCCTCGACGTTCCGTTTCGTCCCCGGCCGGGCCCGCGATTCCGTCGCCGAACACGAGGCCCTGCTGCAGCTCATCGAGTCCGGCGCCGGCGCGGATGAGATTGAACGAGCCGCCCGCCGGCACCGCAGCGCCACCCTCGACGCCTACCTGGCCCAGGCCGCCCACTAA
- the hpaE gene encoding 5-carboxymethyl-2-hydroxymuconate semialdehyde dehydrogenase yields MTSSTDTTVVPAHHYVPENLPTHIQHYINGKFVDSVGGATFDVLDPVSNENYATAAAGQKEDIDLAVAAAREAFANGPWPKMKPRERARILNRIADAVEAQEARLAELETFDTGLPITQSRGQALRAAENFRFFADLIVAQFDDAMKVPGAQINYVNRKPIGVAGLITPWNTPFMLESWKLAPALATGNTVVLKPAEFTPLSASLWAQIFKDAGLPDGVFNLVNGLGEEAGDALVKHPDVPLISFTGETTTGQTIFRNAAANLKGLSMELGGKSPCVVFADADLDAAVDSALFGVFSLNGERCTAGSRILVERAIYEEFCEKYAARAKNIVVGDPHDPKTEVGALVHPEHFAKVASYVEIGKSEGRLLAGGGRPKGLPTGNYIAPTVFADVAPDARIFQEEIFGPVVAITPFENDDEALSLANNTRYGLAAYIWTQDLTRAHNFSQNVEAGMVWLNSHNVRDLRTPFGGVKASGLGHEGGYRSIDFYTDQQAVHITLGTVHTPKFGA; encoded by the coding sequence ATGACGTCCAGTACTGACACCACCGTAGTTCCCGCCCACCACTACGTCCCGGAGAACCTGCCCACGCACATCCAGCACTACATCAACGGGAAGTTCGTCGATTCCGTCGGCGGGGCAACCTTTGATGTGCTGGATCCGGTTTCCAACGAAAATTACGCCACCGCCGCCGCCGGTCAGAAAGAGGACATCGACCTCGCCGTCGCCGCGGCCCGCGAGGCGTTCGCGAACGGTCCGTGGCCGAAGATGAAGCCCCGCGAACGCGCCCGCATCCTGAACAGAATCGCCGACGCCGTCGAAGCGCAGGAGGCACGGCTCGCCGAGCTGGAGACTTTTGACACCGGCCTGCCGATCACCCAGTCCCGCGGCCAGGCGCTCCGGGCGGCGGAAAACTTCCGCTTCTTCGCGGACCTGATCGTCGCGCAGTTCGACGACGCCATGAAGGTCCCGGGCGCCCAGATCAACTACGTCAACCGCAAGCCGATCGGCGTCGCCGGCCTCATCACGCCGTGGAATACTCCCTTTATGCTCGAATCCTGGAAGCTCGCCCCGGCGCTGGCTACCGGGAACACCGTGGTTCTGAAGCCCGCCGAGTTCACCCCGCTCTCGGCCTCGCTGTGGGCACAGATTTTCAAAGATGCCGGGCTGCCGGACGGCGTCTTCAACCTGGTCAACGGTCTCGGCGAGGAAGCCGGTGACGCCCTGGTCAAGCACCCGGATGTCCCGCTGATTTCCTTCACCGGCGAAACCACCACCGGCCAGACCATCTTCCGCAACGCCGCCGCCAACCTCAAGGGCCTGTCGATGGAGCTCGGCGGGAAGTCCCCGTGCGTGGTGTTCGCCGACGCCGACCTCGACGCCGCGGTCGACTCCGCCCTGTTCGGGGTCTTCTCCCTCAACGGCGAGCGCTGCACGGCCGGTTCCCGGATCCTCGTTGAACGCGCCATTTACGAGGAGTTCTGCGAGAAGTACGCCGCCCGGGCGAAGAACATCGTCGTCGGCGATCCGCACGATCCCAAAACCGAAGTCGGGGCGCTCGTCCACCCGGAACACTTCGCGAAGGTGGCCTCCTATGTGGAAATCGGCAAGTCCGAAGGCCGGCTCCTCGCCGGCGGCGGACGGCCCAAGGGACTGCCGACCGGCAACTACATCGCCCCCACCGTGTTTGCCGACGTCGCCCCGGACGCGCGGATCTTCCAGGAGGAAATCTTCGGCCCCGTCGTTGCGATCACCCCGTTCGAGAACGACGACGAGGCGCTGTCTCTGGCGAACAACACCCGGTACGGGCTGGCTGCCTATATCTGGACGCAGGACCTGACCCGGGCGCACAACTTCTCGCAGAACGTCGAGGCCGGCATGGTCTGGCTCAACTCCCACAACGTCCGGGACCTCCGCACCCCCTTCGGCGGGGTCAAGGCTTCCGGCCTCGGACATGAGGGCGGCTACCGATCCATCGACTTCTACACCGACCAGCAGGCCGTGCACATCACCCTCGGCACGGTACACACCCCTAAATTCGGCGCCTGA
- the hpaD gene encoding 3,4-dihydroxyphenylacetate 2,3-dioxygenase, whose amino-acid sequence MSNFVPTPTVPAPDIVRCAYMEIVVTDLARSRAFYVDLLGLHVTEEDETTIYLRSFEEFIHHNLVLRKGPIAAVAAFAYRVKSPAEVDAAEAYYKELGCRTERRKDGFTKGIGDSVRVEDPLGFPYEFFYETEHVERLTQRYDLYSAGELVRLDHFNQVTPDVPRGRKYLEDLGFRVSEDIKDSDGVTYAAWMHRKQTVHDTALTGGNGPRMHHVAFATHEKHNIIQICDKMGALRISDRIERGPGRHGVSNAFYLYILDPDNHRIEIYTQDYYTGDPDNPTVTWDVHDNQRRDWWGNAVVPSWYTEASLVLDLDGNPQPVIERTDASEMAVTVGADGFSYTRKDDGDGSGAVEGFKLGAQL is encoded by the coding sequence ATGAGCAACTTCGTCCCCACCCCCACGGTGCCCGCCCCGGATATTGTGCGCTGCGCCTACATGGAAATCGTGGTCACCGACCTCGCCAGGTCCCGCGCGTTCTATGTGGACCTCCTGGGCCTGCACGTCACCGAGGAAGACGAGACCACCATTTACCTGCGCTCCTTCGAGGAGTTCATCCACCACAACCTGGTCCTGCGCAAGGGGCCCATCGCCGCCGTCGCCGCCTTCGCCTACCGGGTCAAGTCCCCCGCCGAGGTGGACGCCGCCGAGGCCTACTACAAGGAACTCGGCTGCCGCACCGAACGCCGGAAGGACGGCTTCACCAAGGGCATCGGCGACTCCGTCCGCGTCGAGGACCCGCTGGGCTTCCCCTACGAGTTCTTCTACGAGACCGAGCACGTCGAACGCCTCACCCAGCGCTACGACCTCTACTCCGCCGGGGAACTGGTCCGGCTGGACCACTTCAACCAGGTCACCCCGGATGTCCCGCGCGGCCGCAAGTACCTGGAGGATCTCGGCTTCCGGGTCTCCGAGGACATCAAGGACTCCGACGGCGTGACCTACGCTGCCTGGATGCACCGCAAGCAGACCGTGCATGACACCGCCCTGACCGGCGGCAACGGCCCCCGCATGCATCACGTCGCGTTCGCCACGCACGAAAAGCACAACATCATCCAGATCTGCGACAAGATGGGCGCCTTGCGGATTTCGGACCGGATCGAACGCGGCCCCGGCCGCCACGGTGTCTCCAACGCCTTCTACCTCTACATCCTGGACCCGGACAACCACCGGATCGAGATCTACACCCAGGACTACTACACCGGGGACCCGGACAACCCCACCGTGACCTGGGACGTCCATGACAACCAGCGCCGCGACTGGTGGGGCAACGCCGTGGTCCCGTCCTGGTACACCGAAGCCTCCCTGGTCCTGGACCTGGACGGCAACCCCCAGCCCGTCATCGAACGCACAGACGCATCCGAGATGGCGGTGACCGTCGGCGCCGACGGCTTCTCCTACACCCGCAAGGACGACGGCGACGGTTCCGGCGCCGTCGAAGGGTTCAAGCTCGGGGCGCAGCTGTAG
- the hpaH gene encoding 2-oxo-hept-4-ene-1,7-dioate hydratase, producing MLDSQTIEAIADELLAAGRSRTPVPRLTARYPQMTVEDSYAVQQLWRRRNEDAGRRLVGRKIGLTSRAMQAATGITEPDYGAIFDDMVLETGCSVPWEQYTHPRVEVELAFVLKKDLAGPGCTIFDVLNATDYVVPALEILDSRIEMEGRTIVDTIADNAAMGAMVIGGNPVRPDAVDLRWVSAILYKNQTVEETGVAAGVLDHPANGVHWLANKIAAHGDGMKAGDIILAGSFTRPLWVYQGDTVHADYGPLGAITCRFD from the coding sequence ATGCTGGATTCCCAGACCATTGAAGCCATCGCGGACGAACTGCTGGCGGCCGGCCGCTCCCGGACTCCGGTGCCCCGGCTGACCGCCCGCTACCCCCAGATGACCGTGGAGGACTCCTACGCGGTCCAGCAGCTCTGGCGCCGCCGGAACGAGGATGCGGGCCGGCGGCTCGTGGGCCGCAAAATTGGCCTGACGTCCCGGGCGATGCAGGCCGCCACGGGCATCACCGAACCGGACTACGGCGCGATCTTCGATGACATGGTCCTGGAAACCGGGTGCTCCGTGCCATGGGAGCAGTACACGCATCCCCGGGTGGAGGTGGAGCTCGCGTTCGTGCTGAAGAAGGACCTGGCCGGACCTGGCTGCACCATCTTCGATGTCCTGAATGCGACCGACTACGTGGTTCCGGCCCTGGAGATCCTGGACTCCCGGATCGAAATGGAGGGCCGGACCATCGTGGACACCATCGCGGACAACGCCGCGATGGGGGCCATGGTGATAGGTGGCAACCCCGTCCGGCCCGACGCCGTGGACCTGCGCTGGGTGTCCGCCATCCTCTACAAGAACCAGACGGTGGAGGAGACCGGGGTCGCGGCCGGGGTCCTGGACCACCCGGCCAATGGCGTGCACTGGCTCGCCAACAAGATCGCCGCCCACGGCGACGGGATGAAAGCCGGAGATATCATCCTCGCCGGATCCTTCACCCGCCCGCTGTGGGTCTATCAGGGCGACACCGTTCACGCCGACTACGGACCCCTGGGAGCCATCACATGCCGCTTCGACTAG
- a CDS encoding HpcH/HpaI aldolase/citrate lyase family protein, with protein MPLRLEPQPTFRDALEAADRALAGMWVCSGSPLVAEICAGAGLDWLLIDAEHSPNGLESVLAQLQAVHGYPGHVLVRPPVNDTVLIKQYLDLGAQNLLLPMVNSAAEARAAVAATRYPPHGVRGVGSALARSARWNRIPEYLARASETISLTVQIESASAVDAVEDILAVDGVDAIFLGPSDLAASLGLLGQQEHPKVRAAVEHCLLSAMAAGKPAGVNAFNPDTARHYLGAGAAFVLVGADVALLARGSEALAAAFVNRQDDAGTASY; from the coding sequence ATGCCGCTTCGACTAGAGCCGCAGCCCACCTTCCGGGATGCCCTCGAGGCCGCGGACCGGGCGCTCGCGGGGATGTGGGTCTGCTCCGGCAGCCCGCTCGTCGCTGAGATCTGCGCCGGAGCGGGCCTGGACTGGCTCCTTATCGACGCCGAACACAGCCCCAACGGCCTCGAATCCGTCCTCGCCCAGCTCCAGGCCGTCCATGGCTACCCAGGACACGTCCTGGTCCGGCCCCCGGTCAACGACACCGTCCTGATCAAGCAGTATCTGGACCTCGGCGCCCAGAATCTCCTGCTGCCCATGGTGAACTCGGCGGCTGAGGCGCGGGCCGCGGTCGCCGCCACCCGGTACCCGCCGCACGGGGTCCGCGGGGTCGGCTCCGCCCTGGCCCGCTCGGCCCGGTGGAACCGGATCCCCGAATACCTCGCGCGGGCAAGCGAGACCATCAGCCTGACCGTGCAGATCGAGTCCGCCTCCGCCGTCGACGCCGTCGAGGACATCCTGGCGGTCGACGGCGTCGACGCCATCTTCCTCGGGCCCTCCGACCTCGCAGCGTCCCTGGGGCTGCTCGGACAGCAGGAACACCCGAAGGTGCGTGCCGCCGTCGAACACTGCCTCCTGTCCGCCATGGCCGCCGGCAAACCCGCCGGCGTCAACGCCTTCAACCCCGACACCGCGCGGCACTACCTCGGTGCAGGGGCGGCCTTCGTCCTCGTCGGCGCCGACGTGGCCCTGCTTGCCCGAGGCTCCGAGGCGCTCGCCGCTGCCTTCGTCAACCGGCAGGACGACGCCGGGACCGCCAGCTACTGA